The following are encoded in a window of Methylocystis rosea genomic DNA:
- a CDS encoding ROK family protein produces the protein MYVVVDIGGTKTRVAGSSDLAGLTEAVILKTPSDYRDAPELLRAAALKAAAGDRIFAVVIGVAGVLSRDKRILVNAPNLPIWNGATLAADVEASLGAPVLLENDTALVGLGEATAGAGQGSAILAYVTISTGVNGARIVDGRIDRATYGFEIGEQYIDAGALNFEELVSGRAVANRFGAEPCALGKDHPIWDELAKITARALHNAIAHWSPDRIVMGGSMMREIGISIEQTATYLRALPRKNPALPDIVHATLGDYGGLWGALARLRQGGKGASCCAKGNSGG, from the coding sequence ATGTATGTTGTCGTCGACATCGGCGGGACGAAGACGCGAGTCGCCGGCTCTTCCGATCTTGCCGGACTTACCGAGGCCGTGATCCTCAAGACGCCGAGCGATTATCGTGACGCGCCAGAGCTTTTGCGCGCTGCGGCCTTGAAAGCGGCGGCCGGCGACCGAATTTTTGCTGTGGTGATCGGCGTTGCTGGCGTGCTGTCGCGCGACAAGCGCATCCTCGTCAATGCCCCCAACCTGCCAATTTGGAATGGCGCGACGTTGGCCGCCGACGTTGAGGCCAGTCTCGGCGCGCCTGTCTTACTGGAGAACGACACGGCGCTTGTGGGGCTAGGGGAAGCGACCGCCGGCGCTGGGCAAGGTTCCGCCATTCTCGCATATGTCACCATCTCCACTGGCGTGAACGGTGCGCGCATCGTCGACGGGAGAATTGACCGTGCGACCTATGGCTTCGAAATCGGCGAGCAATATATCGACGCCGGCGCGCTCAATTTCGAAGAGCTTGTCTCGGGACGCGCCGTCGCGAACCGCTTTGGCGCCGAACCCTGCGCACTCGGAAAGGATCATCCAATATGGGATGAACTCGCCAAGATTACTGCGCGCGCGCTGCACAACGCCATCGCCCATTGGTCGCCAGACCGAATCGTAATGGGTGGGTCGATGATGCGCGAGATCGGCATCTCAATTGAACAGACAGCGACCTATCTACGGGCGCTGCCGCGAAAGAACCCCGCGCTTCCCGACATCGTCCACGCGACGCTCGGCGACTACGGTGGGTTGTGGGGCGCGCTCGCGCGACTCCGTCAAGGAGGCAAAGGCGCATCCTGCTGCGCCAAGGGTAATTCCGGCGGTTGA
- a CDS encoding ABC transporter ATP-binding protein/permease — MMNAENQPSNERRIAAESLSSHLRLTLDALRGSRQRSALIWLGAGIAVILGATAYGQIRLNAWNKPFYDALARKDLSGFGDQLIVFAAIAGALLVLNVTQTWLANMTKLKLRESLTRDLFLQWLTPHRSFRIAGMGEIGVNPDQRIHADAQHLAELSTDLGVGLLQATLLLISFIGVLWALSTGVTFDILGTRIAIPGYMVWSALLYASIASFGSWRLGRPLVELGAERYGRESDLRFALMHVNEHSEAIAVCRGENIEENRLHQEFDRLLTVLRRLVAATTNLTWVTAGYGWFTIVAPIIVAAPAYFAGNLTFGGLLMAVGAFTQVQQSLRWFIDNAGVIADWRATLHRVTGFREVLLDLDKAVPDARRIAFEETGIDLLVLDDLRILSYAGHTTLSESHIEIAPGEHVLIVGERKSGKTRLFQTIAGLWAAGSGMVRTPPARRVLFVPMRAYLPDLSLRSSLSYPLPPTSFPEEAYVAALTRLDLGHFVPWLDRVARWEQELTDVEQQELAFTRILLHKPCFVIVDEALDSLSSHARQLLFAALEKELATTAFIHIGGPKSGDRFFRRVLHLTLDASRETAEAQPRQPPELPLAQQDAPLPP, encoded by the coding sequence ATGATGAATGCAGAGAACCAGCCGTCAAACGAGCGCAGGATTGCGGCCGAAAGTCTCTCGTCGCACTTGAGATTGACCCTCGACGCATTGAGGGGGTCCCGCCAGCGGTCCGCGCTGATTTGGCTTGGCGCCGGTATTGCGGTCATCCTCGGCGCCACGGCCTATGGCCAGATTCGGCTCAATGCTTGGAACAAGCCCTTTTATGACGCGCTCGCCCGCAAGGATCTCTCCGGCTTCGGGGATCAGCTCATCGTCTTCGCGGCCATCGCCGGCGCGCTGCTCGTTCTCAACGTCACGCAGACTTGGCTCGCGAACATGACCAAGCTAAAATTGCGGGAGTCACTGACGAGAGACTTATTCCTTCAGTGGCTGACGCCGCATCGTAGCTTCCGCATCGCCGGCATGGGCGAAATTGGCGTCAATCCCGATCAGCGCATACATGCCGACGCGCAACATCTCGCCGAGCTTTCGACCGATCTCGGCGTCGGCCTGCTACAGGCCACCTTACTGCTCATAAGTTTTATCGGAGTGCTCTGGGCGTTATCCACGGGCGTGACCTTCGACATTTTGGGAACAAGAATCGCCATTCCAGGCTACATGGTGTGGAGCGCGTTGCTCTATGCCAGCATCGCTTCCTTCGGCAGCTGGCGCCTCGGCCGCCCACTCGTCGAACTCGGCGCCGAGCGTTATGGACGCGAATCCGACCTGCGCTTTGCGTTGATGCATGTCAATGAACATAGCGAGGCGATCGCCGTCTGCCGCGGCGAAAATATCGAGGAAAACCGTCTGCATCAGGAGTTTGATCGCCTGCTGACGGTGCTGCGTCGGCTCGTCGCAGCGACGACCAATCTGACCTGGGTCACCGCCGGATACGGCTGGTTCACCATCGTCGCGCCGATTATCGTCGCCGCGCCCGCCTACTTTGCCGGAAATCTCACATTCGGCGGCTTGCTGATGGCGGTCGGCGCCTTTACGCAGGTGCAGCAATCGCTTCGCTGGTTCATCGACAATGCCGGCGTCATCGCCGATTGGCGCGCGACCCTGCATCGCGTGACGGGCTTTCGCGAGGTGCTGCTTGATCTCGACAAAGCCGTTCCAGATGCGCGCCGCATTGCTTTCGAAGAGACAGGAATTGATCTTCTTGTTCTCGACGATCTGCGCATCCTGTCCTATGCCGGCCACACGACCCTGAGCGAATCCCACATCGAGATTGCGCCCGGCGAACACGTGCTGATCGTCGGCGAACGCAAGTCCGGCAAAACTCGCTTGTTTCAAACGATCGCCGGTTTGTGGGCGGCTGGCAGCGGCATGGTCCGCACGCCGCCTGCAAGGCGCGTTCTCTTCGTTCCCATGCGCGCTTACCTTCCAGACCTGTCGCTGCGAAGCTCGCTTTCCTATCCTTTGCCGCCAACGAGCTTTCCAGAAGAGGCCTATGTGGCCGCGCTGACGCGGCTTGATCTTGGACATTTCGTTCCCTGGCTCGATCGCGTCGCGCGATGGGAACAGGAGCTGACTGATGTTGAGCAGCAGGAACTGGCTTTCACCAGAATCTTGCTTCACAAGCCGTGCTTCGTCATTGTCGATGAGGCGCTCGACTCGCTTTCGTCCCACGCCCGGCAGCTGCTCTTCGCCGCCCTCGAAAAGGAACTCGCGACGACGGCGTTTATCCATATTGGCGGACCAAAGAGCGGTGACCGCTTTTTCCGGCGAGTTCTGCATCTGACTCTGGACGCGTCGCGCGAAACGGCCGAGGCGCAACCACGTCAACCGCCGGAATTACCCTTGGCGCAGCAGGATGCGCCTTTGCCTCCTTGA
- a CDS encoding glycoside hydrolase family 3 N-terminal domain-containing protein produces MSRIDSLLHAMTLEEKLGQLNLVTAGQAVTGPVVCGDTTKDIAAGRVAGVFNLWDLEALMRAQRCAVQESRLGVPLLFGLDVLHGFRTIFSIPLAEAGAFDPQLWERTACAAALEAASEGIHLTFAPMLDVSRDPRWGRIAEGPGEDPLVGERFAQAKIRGFQGDDFSRIFPLAATAKHFCAGGAATAGRDYAAVDVSERALHEVYLPPFRAAVEAGCAAVMTAFNNVNGVPMSAQGRLLNGYLRSRLKFDGVIMSDYTAIAELVEHGVAADSIEAAAIALKAGVDMDMVSGVYLAHLPEALARGLVEERDIDVAVARVLQLKKRLGLFDDPYRVARLDDSVKETHCILALEAARRSATLLINRGLLPLSANLRRIAVVGPLADSGADMLGPWSAAGGAENCVTILEGLRRALPYCEIAHHSGVAIEGDDESGIAPAFALAEGADAVVLCLGEAARMSGEAACRASLGLPGKQRQLAERVMSAGAPTVALLSCGRPLAVPWLFKRAQAVVAAWFLGHRAGEAIADILTGRFNPSARLAVTWPCDVGQVPIFYSARSTGRPFDAANFYTSRYLDCSNDPQFPFGHGLSFSRTTLSNLRVDCAELKTSQTTRVRVDVCNESDIATEETIFLFARDRVASVARPLMELKDWKKIALQPQQGATIDFVLCAQAFQFPGENMEPTVEPGGVDIFVGFSADAEKLLSARLRIVSA; encoded by the coding sequence TTGAGCCGTATCGATTCCTTGTTGCACGCGATGACGCTGGAAGAAAAGCTTGGCCAGCTCAACCTCGTGACGGCCGGCCAGGCGGTCACTGGACCCGTCGTCTGCGGCGATACGACCAAAGACATAGCAGCTGGTCGAGTGGCCGGCGTTTTTAACCTTTGGGACCTTGAGGCGCTCATGCGCGCGCAGCGCTGCGCCGTCCAAGAGAGCAGGCTAGGCGTGCCGCTGCTGTTCGGTCTCGACGTGCTGCATGGATTTCGGACGATTTTTTCCATTCCACTCGCGGAAGCCGGCGCCTTCGATCCTCAATTATGGGAGCGCACGGCGTGCGCCGCGGCGTTGGAGGCGGCGAGCGAAGGAATCCATCTCACCTTCGCGCCGATGCTGGACGTGTCCCGCGACCCTCGTTGGGGCCGCATCGCCGAAGGGCCCGGTGAGGATCCGTTGGTGGGAGAAAGATTCGCGCAAGCAAAGATAAGAGGCTTTCAGGGCGACGACTTCTCCCGAATTTTTCCGCTGGCGGCCACCGCCAAGCATTTTTGCGCCGGCGGAGCCGCGACGGCGGGGCGCGACTACGCAGCCGTGGACGTCTCCGAACGCGCGCTGCATGAAGTCTATCTGCCGCCGTTTCGCGCCGCCGTGGAGGCGGGCTGTGCGGCGGTGATGACGGCGTTCAACAATGTCAATGGCGTGCCGATGTCGGCACAAGGCCGATTGTTGAACGGATATCTGCGGAGCCGGCTCAAATTCGACGGCGTCATCATGAGTGATTACACAGCGATCGCCGAATTAGTGGAGCATGGAGTCGCCGCCGATTCGATCGAGGCGGCGGCGATCGCGCTCAAGGCCGGCGTCGACATGGATATGGTCAGCGGCGTCTATCTTGCGCATCTGCCGGAAGCGCTCGCGCGCGGGCTCGTCGAGGAGCGCGACATCGACGTTGCGGTCGCACGTGTGCTGCAGTTGAAGAAGCGGCTGGGGCTTTTCGACGATCCCTATCGTGTCGCTCGGCTGGACGACAGCGTCAAGGAAACTCATTGCATACTGGCGCTGGAAGCAGCGCGGCGGTCAGCGACTCTCCTGATCAACCGCGGGCTTCTGCCGCTTTCCGCGAATCTGCGCCGCATTGCGGTCGTCGGACCTCTGGCGGATTCGGGCGCGGATATGCTCGGGCCCTGGTCGGCGGCAGGCGGCGCCGAGAATTGCGTCACGATCCTGGAAGGATTGCGCCGCGCTCTACCGTACTGCGAGATAGCACATCACAGCGGCGTCGCGATCGAGGGCGACGACGAGAGCGGGATCGCGCCCGCCTTCGCTCTGGCGGAAGGCGCCGACGCCGTCGTGCTCTGCCTTGGCGAAGCGGCGAGGATGAGCGGCGAGGCCGCCTGCCGCGCCTCTCTGGGACTTCCTGGCAAACAGCGCCAGCTTGCGGAGCGCGTTATGAGCGCCGGCGCGCCGACAGTCGCGCTACTGTCCTGCGGGCGCCCGCTTGCTGTCCCTTGGCTTTTCAAACGTGCGCAGGCGGTCGTCGCGGCATGGTTTCTCGGCCACAGGGCAGGCGAGGCGATCGCCGATATTCTGACGGGCCGCTTCAATCCTAGCGCGCGGCTCGCCGTCACCTGGCCGTGTGATGTTGGACAAGTTCCGATTTTCTATTCGGCGCGCTCGACTGGCCGGCCTTTCGACGCCGCCAATTTCTACACGAGTAGATATCTCGACTGTTCGAACGATCCACAATTTCCCTTTGGCCACGGCCTCTCTTTTTCGCGTACGACCTTATCGAATTTGCGCGTCGACTGTGCCGAATTGAAAACGAGCCAAACGACGAGAGTCAGAGTCGACGTGTGCAACGAGAGCGACATCGCCACCGAGGAAACGATATTTCTCTTTGCGCGCGACAGGGTCGCGAGCGTGGCGCGCCCGCTGATGGAGCTGAAGGATTGGAAGAAGATCGCTCTACAGCCGCAACAAGGCGCGACCATCGATTTCGTTCTGTGCGCGCAGGCGTTCCAGTTTCCAGGCGAGAATATGGAGCCTACCGTTGAACCCGGTGGCGTCGACATTTTTGTTGGATTCAGCGCCGATGCGGAGAAACTGCTTTCCGCCCGCCTGCGCATTGTTTCCGCTTAG
- a CDS encoding alpha-amylase family glycosyl hydrolase, with the protein MSNDWWRTATIYQIYPRSFQDTNADGVGDLNGVRYRLDYLVWLGIDAIWLSPFYPSPMHDFGYDVANYCDVDPLFGSLDDFDALVSAAHAKSLKIIIDFVPNHTSNEHPWFLASSSGRDNPLRDWYLWRDAQPDGGPPNNWFSHFGGSAWSWDERTQQYYLHSFLPEQPDLNWRNPQVRAAMYDVLRFWLRRGVDGFRVDVISHIVKDAAFRDNPANPNFAGEGPDIARLAQTYSSDQPEVHDVIAEIRRVVDEFPDRVLIGEIYLPIERLVAYYGKELGGVHLPFNFQLLDARWDAATIANIIEMYEAALPPGAWPNWVLSNHDRPRIAARVGAAQARLATMLLLTLHGTPTLYYGDEIGIGHVDIALERAQDPWGMREPDLGVGRDPSRTPMQWDASAFAGFSTREPWLPLTPDFATRNVATMREDDMCILRLTSKLLHYRHAHSALGIGSQRLLHASDHVLAYERLQGADQILVALNFCHDTRSFSLPNGLSGAVALSTHSGRSGERVPAKLELRGDEGIVIKIG; encoded by the coding sequence ATGTCCAATGACTGGTGGCGAACGGCGACGATCTATCAGATTTATCCACGCTCCTTTCAAGATACGAATGCCGACGGCGTCGGCGACCTCAATGGCGTGCGTTATCGGCTCGATTATCTCGTCTGGCTGGGGATAGACGCGATCTGGCTTTCGCCTTTCTATCCGTCGCCGATGCATGATTTCGGCTATGATGTTGCGAACTACTGCGACGTCGATCCGCTATTCGGATCCCTAGATGATTTTGACGCGCTTGTCTCGGCGGCGCATGCAAAAAGCTTGAAGATCATCATCGACTTCGTGCCCAACCACACGTCGAATGAACATCCGTGGTTTCTCGCGAGCAGTAGCGGGCGCGATAATCCTCTGCGTGACTGGTATCTCTGGCGCGACGCCCAGCCCGACGGCGGCCCGCCCAACAATTGGTTCAGTCACTTCGGCGGCAGCGCTTGGAGTTGGGACGAAAGAACGCAGCAGTATTATTTGCATTCATTCCTGCCTGAGCAGCCCGATCTCAACTGGCGCAATCCGCAAGTGCGCGCCGCAATGTACGACGTGCTGCGCTTCTGGCTGCGGCGCGGCGTCGACGGTTTTCGCGTCGACGTCATCTCGCACATTGTTAAGGACGCCGCCTTCCGGGACAATCCGGCCAATCCGAATTTCGCCGGCGAGGGGCCGGATATTGCTCGGCTTGCGCAGACCTATTCGTCCGATCAGCCTGAGGTTCACGACGTGATCGCGGAGATTCGGCGAGTCGTCGATGAGTTTCCCGACCGGGTGCTGATCGGCGAAATCTATCTGCCGATCGAGAGGCTGGTCGCCTATTACGGCAAAGAGCTTGGCGGGGTACACCTGCCGTTCAATTTTCAGTTGCTCGACGCGCGCTGGGACGCCGCGACGATCGCCAACATCATCGAAATGTATGAAGCGGCTTTGCCGCCGGGCGCCTGGCCGAATTGGGTGCTCAGCAATCACGACAGGCCGCGTATCGCCGCGCGCGTGGGCGCCGCTCAAGCGCGGCTCGCAACGATGCTACTCTTGACGCTGCACGGTACGCCGACGCTCTATTATGGCGATGAGATCGGAATCGGCCACGTCGATATTGCGCTGGAACGCGCGCAGGACCCCTGGGGCATGCGAGAGCCCGATCTTGGCGTCGGCCGCGATCCGTCGCGAACGCCGATGCAATGGGACGCCAGCGCCTTCGCAGGATTCTCGACGCGCGAGCCCTGGCTTCCGCTCACGCCTGACTTTGCGACACGTAACGTTGCGACAATGCGTGAGGACGACATGTGTATTCTCCGCCTCACCAGCAAGCTTCTTCATTACAGACACGCGCACTCCGCGCTCGGCATAGGTTCTCAGCGGCTGCTTCACGCAAGCGATCATGTTCTTGCCTATGAGCGGCTTCAGGGCGCCGACCAGATTTTGGTCGCGCTGAATTTTTGTCATGACACCCGAAGTTTTTCGCTACCAAATGGTCTTTCCGGCGCGGTCGCGCTGTCGACACATAGCGGCCGAAGCGGCGAGCGTGTCCCCGCTAAGCTCGAACTTCGTGGCGATGAAGGCATTGTGATCAAGATTGGATAG
- a CDS encoding recombinase family protein has translation MKRAAIYARFSTDLQDERSIEDQASLCRKYAERESLDVVAVFDDRARSGGSILGRDGLLALMDKARERSFDVIVVEALDRLSRDMEDLAGIHKRLSFLGIEIRAVHEGVVNTVLVGLRGLVGQLYREDNAHKVRRGQAGRVGKGLNAGGLTYGYEPVAGDPGKRSIVEAEAEIVRRIFREYVDGRTPRDIAHDLNAERITPPRGRAWNASTINGNMLRGNGILNNELYAGRLVWNKVRMVKDPDTGKRISRPNAESDWQATDVPDQAIVSRELFDAAQKRKKARSITNPNQQRRPRHILSGLLKCAACGAGMASNGKDPSGRIRIRCSAATESGICPDPKTFYLDTVEAAVLNGLTAELRHPEVIAEYVRTYHAERKRLTAEADRKRLRLERRLGELNREIDRLVDAIAKGQGDPAVLGPKSTLLDGERKKITAELAETAPTTEAVALHPAMLARYEEQLTRLQAALADGIRNGDTECSEAIRDLIETVTVFRDSTRAGGVQVEISGRLTALLGEQAYPNRVRGVWGKMVAEEGLEPPTQGL, from the coding sequence ATGAAACGCGCCGCGATCTACGCCCGCTTCTCGACCGATCTTCAGGATGAACGATCGATAGAAGATCAGGCCAGTCTTTGCCGAAAATACGCCGAGCGTGAAAGCCTCGATGTTGTCGCGGTCTTTGATGACCGCGCACGCTCTGGCGGATCAATCCTCGGCCGTGATGGTCTGCTCGCACTTATGGACAAAGCGCGTGAGCGCTCGTTTGACGTAATCGTTGTTGAGGCTTTGGACCGTCTTTCCCGCGACATGGAGGACCTTGCCGGTATCCACAAGCGCCTGTCGTTCTTGGGTATCGAAATTCGCGCGGTTCATGAGGGCGTCGTCAACACCGTTTTGGTCGGCCTTCGCGGCTTGGTCGGACAGCTCTACCGCGAGGACAATGCGCACAAGGTGCGAAGGGGGCAGGCGGGACGTGTCGGCAAAGGCCTTAACGCCGGCGGCCTCACCTATGGTTACGAGCCCGTGGCCGGCGATCCAGGGAAACGCTCAATCGTCGAGGCGGAAGCGGAAATCGTGCGGCGGATTTTCCGCGAATATGTCGATGGTCGCACGCCACGCGACATTGCTCACGATCTAAATGCGGAACGCATCACCCCACCTCGTGGTAGGGCGTGGAACGCTTCTACTATCAACGGGAACATGCTGCGCGGTAATGGGATTCTGAACAACGAGCTTTATGCGGGCCGGCTCGTTTGGAACAAGGTCCGCATGGTGAAAGATCCCGACACGGGGAAACGAATCTCTCGCCCAAACGCTGAGAGCGATTGGCAAGCAACGGATGTTCCCGATCAGGCGATTGTCAGCCGAGAGCTATTTGACGCCGCTCAGAAGCGGAAGAAGGCGCGCAGCATCACGAATCCAAATCAGCAACGTCGGCCTCGCCATATCTTATCAGGATTGTTGAAATGCGCGGCGTGCGGCGCCGGGATGGCAAGCAATGGCAAGGACCCATCTGGACGCATTCGCATCCGATGCTCGGCCGCGACGGAAAGTGGCATATGCCCTGATCCCAAGACCTTCTATCTCGACACCGTTGAAGCGGCTGTCCTCAATGGACTGACCGCCGAACTCCGCCACCCCGAAGTCATCGCCGAATACGTTCGAACTTACCACGCCGAACGTAAACGCCTCACCGCCGAGGCGGATCGCAAGCGTCTGCGGCTCGAGCGACGGCTCGGCGAGCTTAACCGTGAAATTGACCGACTGGTTGACGCGATAGCGAAGGGACAGGGAGATCCAGCCGTTCTCGGTCCGAAGTCGACACTCTTGGACGGCGAACGCAAAAAAATCACCGCCGAGCTTGCTGAGACTGCTCCGACCACCGAGGCCGTCGCCCTCCATCCGGCCATGCTCGCTCGCTATGAGGAGCAGTTGACCCGACTTCAAGCCGCCTTGGCAGACGGAATCAGAAACGGCGATACGGAATGTTCGGAGGCCATCCGGGACTTGATCGAGACAGTGACCGTGTTCCGCGACAGCACCCGCGCCGGCGGCGTCCAGGTCGAGATTTCTGGCCGATTAACGGCTCTGTTGGGCGAACAGGCGTACCCCAATAGGGTCCGTGGAGTGTGGGGTAAGATGGTAGCGGAGGAGGGACTCGAACCCCCGACACAAGGATTATGA
- a CDS encoding phosphoribulokinase, which translates to MSVRHPIISITGSSGAGTSSVKATFEQIFRRERIEVAYVEGDSFHRYDRGEMKAKLTEAHAVGNQNFSHFGPHANLLPELETLFREYGETGSGRYRHYAHDENEAARLGVPPGTFTDWEELPADTDVLFYEGLHGAVVTDDVNVARYADLKIGVVPVINLEWTQKLHRDRHSRGYTTEAVTETILRRMHDYVHYICPQFSETDINFQRAPTVDTSNPFVARSIPTPDESIVVIRFRDPRGVDFPYLVSMIAGSWMSRANSIVIPGNKLDLAMQLILTPRILELVRRRKGVT; encoded by the coding sequence ATGTCGGTCAGACATCCGATCATCTCCATCACCGGCTCGTCCGGCGCCGGAACGAGCTCCGTCAAGGCGACGTTCGAGCAGATTTTCCGCCGCGAGCGCATCGAGGTCGCCTATGTCGAGGGCGACAGCTTCCATCGCTACGATCGCGGGGAGATGAAGGCGAAGCTCACCGAGGCGCATGCGGTGGGGAACCAAAATTTCAGCCATTTTGGCCCTCACGCCAATCTGCTGCCTGAGCTGGAAACGCTCTTTCGCGAATATGGCGAGACGGGCTCCGGCCGCTACCGCCATTACGCCCATGACGAAAACGAGGCGGCGAGGCTCGGCGTGCCGCCCGGGACGTTTACCGATTGGGAGGAACTGCCGGCCGATACCGACGTGCTGTTCTATGAAGGGCTGCACGGCGCGGTCGTCACCGACGACGTCAATGTCGCGCGCTACGCGGATCTCAAGATCGGCGTCGTTCCGGTGATCAATCTGGAGTGGACGCAGAAGTTGCATCGCGATCGGCATTCACGCGGTTATACGACCGAGGCCGTCACCGAGACGATTCTGCGCCGCATGCATGATTACGTGCATTATATCTGTCCGCAGTTCTCGGAAACGGACATAAATTTTCAGCGCGCGCCGACGGTCGACACCTCGAATCCTTTCGTCGCCCGGTCGATTCCGACGCCCGACGAATCGATTGTCGTCATTCGCTTTCGCGATCCGCGAGGGGTGGACTTCCCTTATCTCGTGTCGATGATCGCGGGAAGCTGGATGTCGCGCGCCAATTCCATCGTAATTCCGGGCAATAAGCTTGATCTCGCGATGCAGCTGATCCTTACTCCGAGGATCCTCGAACTGGTCAGACGCAGGAAAGGCGTGACGTGA
- the tkt gene encoding transketolase has translation MNDTILTAAKETLAAGAKSDPTRDANAIRALAMDAVEKAKSGHPGMPMGMADVAAVLFQRFMKFDAAQPDWPDRDRFVLSAGHGSMLLYALLYLLGYPGMGRKELENFRQLGSPTAGHPEFGHAAGIETTTGPLGQGLATAVGMALAERLSAARFGDDLVDHFTYVIAGDGCLMEGVSHEAIDLAGHLKLSKLILFWDDNSISIDGPTSLATSTDQIARFAAAGWHVAHVDGHDPEAVAQAIVAAQADPRPSLIGCRTLIGYGAPTKQGKESCHGSPLGAAEIDGAREALSWPHAPFELPDDVLEAWRAAGRRGAKAREAWEARRGASPKGAAFDAFMKADVAAEIAKPLAEFRATLAAEKPKIATRKSSEMALGVINAATQATIGGSADLTHSNFTITKGMGEVAPDDFSGRYIHYGVREFGMAAAMNGIALHGGFAPYGGTFLVFSDYARGAIRLSALMGLRVIYVLTHDSIGLGEDGPTHQPVEHLAALRAMPNLNVFRPADAIETAECWELALASRHTPSVLSLSRQNLPTLERPIGENLSAKGAYVLREAAGKRDITLLATGSEVEIALAAADILDTQGLKAAVVSMPCWELFETQSEAYRAEVLGTAPRVAVEAAVRFGWDRWIGERGAFVGMSGFGASGPAGELYKHFGVTAEAVADAARTLVKT, from the coding sequence GTGAACGACACTATATTGACGGCGGCCAAGGAAACTTTGGCGGCCGGCGCAAAATCCGATCCGACGCGCGACGCCAACGCCATTCGCGCCTTGGCGATGGACGCGGTCGAAAAAGCGAAATCCGGACATCCCGGCATGCCGATGGGCATGGCCGACGTCGCGGCCGTGCTGTTCCAGCGCTTCATGAAGTTCGACGCCGCTCAGCCCGACTGGCCGGACCGCGACCGTTTCGTGCTGTCGGCCGGCCATGGGTCGATGCTGCTTTACGCGCTGCTCTACCTGCTCGGCTATCCGGGCATGGGCCGCAAGGAGCTCGAAAACTTCCGCCAGCTCGGTTCGCCGACGGCGGGCCATCCCGAATTTGGCCATGCCGCCGGCATCGAGACGACCACCGGTCCGCTTGGCCAGGGGCTCGCGACCGCGGTCGGCATGGCGCTCGCCGAGCGCCTCTCGGCGGCGCGCTTTGGCGACGATCTCGTCGATCATTTCACCTATGTGATCGCGGGCGACGGCTGCCTGATGGAGGGCGTCAGCCATGAGGCGATCGACCTCGCCGGGCATCTGAAGCTGTCAAAGCTCATCCTCTTCTGGGACGACAACTCGATCTCGATCGATGGCCCGACAAGCCTTGCGACCTCGACGGACCAGATCGCGCGTTTCGCCGCCGCCGGCTGGCACGTCGCCCATGTCGACGGCCATGATCCAGAGGCGGTCGCGCAGGCGATCGTCGCCGCGCAGGCCGATCCCCGACCTTCGCTTATTGGCTGCCGCACGCTGATCGGCTATGGCGCGCCGACCAAGCAGGGCAAGGAAAGCTGCCACGGATCGCCGCTCGGCGCGGCGGAGATCGACGGGGCGCGAGAGGCGCTCTCCTGGCCGCATGCGCCCTTCGAACTGCCCGACGACGTGCTGGAGGCCTGGCGCGCGGCGGGACGGCGCGGCGCAAAGGCGCGCGAAGCCTGGGAGGCGCGACGCGGTGCGTCGCCCAAAGGCGCCGCCTTCGACGCCTTCATGAAAGCGGACGTCGCGGCGGAAATCGCCAAGCCGCTCGCCGAGTTCCGTGCGACGCTCGCCGCCGAAAAGCCGAAAATCGCCACGCGCAAATCCTCGGAAATGGCGCTCGGCGTCATCAACGCCGCGACGCAGGCGACGATCGGCGGCTCGGCCGACCTGACGCATTCGAACTTCACGATCACGAAGGGCATGGGCGAGGTCGCGCCGGACGATTTTTCCGGCCGCTACATCCACTACGGCGTGCGCGAATTCGGCATGGCGGCGGCGATGAATGGAATCGCGCTGCATGGCGGCTTCGCGCCCTACGGCGGCACCTTCCTGGTGTTCTCCGATTACGCCCGCGGCGCGATCCGCCTCTCGGCGCTCATGGGCCTGCGCGTCATCTATGTGCTCACCCATGATTCGATCGGCCTTGGCGAGGACGGGCCGACGCATCAGCCGGTCGAACATCTGGCGGCGTTGCGCGCCATGCCGAATCTCAATGTGTTTCGTCCGGCCGACGCCATCGAGACCGCCGAATGTTGGGAGCTGGCGCTGGCCAGCCGCCACACGCCGTCAGTCTTGAGCCTGTCGCGACAGAACCTGCCGACGCTCGAGCGGCCCATTGGCGAAAACCTTTCCGCCAAGGGCGCCTATGTGCTGCGTGAAGCTGCCGGAAAGCGCGACATCACGCTGCTCGCCACGGGATCCGAGGTTGAAATCGCCCTCGCGGCCGCCGACATTCTGGACACGCAAGGCCTGAAGGCCGCCGTGGTCTCCATGCCCTGCTGGGAACTGTTCGAGACTCAGTCCGAGGCCTATCGCGCCGAAGTGCTCGGCACCGCGCCGCGCGTCGCGGTCGAGGCGGCGGTTCGGTTCGGCTGGGACCGCTGGATCGGCGAGCGCGGCGCCTTCGTCGGCATGAGCGGTTTTGGCGCAAGCGGGCCGGCCGGCGAACTGTATAAGCATTTTGGCGTCACGGCGGAGGCTGTGGCTGACGCGGCCCGTACGCTAGTTAAGACGTAA